One region of Malania oleifera isolate guangnan ecotype guangnan chromosome 6, ASM2987363v1, whole genome shotgun sequence genomic DNA includes:
- the LOC131158439 gene encoding uncharacterized protein At5g41620-like yields the protein MKRVGKREEGVEEKEECLGEKLKRGVLVGKRGGLCTPVFVVKDPLFVTVPPPPPVSARKLAASLWEIHRYPPLSKMHRGDTVPPPPPPLSRLRRRHHHHHQQHHYRDRAFEIPTTTLDDPSPSSPDQPTSASSLRRHVAASLMQHHQSIERNIRALQPVSPASYGSSLELAPYNPAVTPGSSLDFKGRALESGYSLKTSAELLKVLNRIWSLEEQHVSNISLVKALKTELDHARSRIKELLRDRQADQQEIDELMKQIAEDKLVQKSKEMDRINAAVQSVRDELADERKLRKRSESLHRKLARDLSDLKSSFSNALKELERERKSRKLLEDLCDEFARGIKYYEQVVHALNKKSDKDWAGKADYDRLILHISESWLDERMQTRLAEAQHGFAEKDSIVDKLRFEIETFLQAKQVGKFKGTDDLLPMNSKDRSFRRNSLESIPLNEAVSAPQDVGEEEDSAGSDLRCFELNKPCNGDFEPFGDQAVEGYMDEAFKSNQTKRKLVSHERLKDRYPSALQVKFEEQMARAMLCGENKMPVVDPEQGNKGEGNPAETSISQKSENCEAAKEDSYQRKNNHDETHELNSNYVISNLIRGQFSLPERGNLHPENDGGKTSCGKPAWRNHAGHASPVRQWMSSLTPPDLGISESSKLVPGIRENTLKAKLLEARLKGQRARSKPSKDST from the exons atgAAAAGGGTGGGGAAAAGGGAAGAAGGGGTAGAAGAAAAGGAGGAGTGTTTGGGGGAAAAGTTGAAAAGAGGAGTACTGGTGGGGAAGAGAGGGGGACTCTGCACACCAGTTTTCGTCGTTAAAGACCCGCTTTTCGTCACTGTTCCTCCTCCCCCTCCTGTCTCTGCTAGAAAGCTTGCCGCCAGCCTGTGGGAGATTCACCGCTACCCCCCTCTCTCTAAGATGCACCGGGGTGACActgttcctcctcctcctcctccgctTTCTAGGCTTCGCCgccgccaccaccaccaccaccagcaGCATCACTACAGGGACAGGGCTTTTGAGATCCCCACTACCACTTTGGACGATCCGTCTCCCAGTTCTCCTGaccag CCAACAAGTGCAAGTTCTTTGAGAAGGCATGTAGCTGCATCATTGATGCAACATCACCAATCAATTGAAAGGAACATTCGGGCTCTGCAGCCTGTTTCTCCTGCAAGCTATGGTAGTTCCTTGGAG TTGGCACCTTACAACCCTGCCGTCACCCCCGGCAGTTCTCTTGATTTCAAGGGAAGGGCACTTGAGTCAGGTTATAGCCTGAAAACATCAGCAGAACTGCTAAAAGTGCTAAACCGAATTTGGAGCCTTGAAGAGCAGCATGTATCTAATATATCACTGGTCAAAGCACTAAAAACGGAGCTGGACCATGCTCGTTCCAGGATCAAAGAGTTGCTTAGAGACCGGCAAGCAGATCAGCAGGAAATAGATGAGTTGATGAAGCAAATTGCAGAAGATAAACTAGTTCAGAAGAGTAAGGAAATGGACCGAATTAATGCTGCAGTTCAATCTGTGCGGGATGAACTGGCAGATGAGAGAAAATTAAGAAAACGCTCAGAAAGCCTGCACCGTAAATTAGCTCGGGATCTTTCTGACCTAAAATCTTCTTTTTCTAATGCTCTAAAAGAGCTGGAAAGAGAGAGAAAGTCACGGAAGCTGTTGGAAGACCTTTGTGATGAGTTTGCTAGGGGAATAAAATATTATGAACAAGTAGTGCATGCTTTAAATAAAAAATCTGATAAGGATTGGGCTGGCAAGGCTGATTATGATCGTTTAATTCTTCATATTTCTGAATCATGGCTTGATGAACGGATGCAGACGAGGCTTGCAGAAGCTCAGCATGGTTTTGCGGAAAAGGACTCAATAGTGGACAAATTGCGGTTTGAAATAGAGACATTTCTTCAAGCTAAGCAAGTGGGAAAATTTAAGGGCACTGATGATTTGTTGCCAATGAATTCAAAGGACCGGTCTTTTCGAAGGAATTCTCTGGAATCCATCCCTTTGAATGAGGCTGTAAGTGCTCCTCAAGATGTGGGTGAAGAAGAAGATTCTGCTGGCAGTGATTTGCGTTGTTTTGAGCTAAACAAACCATGCAATGGGGACTTTGAACCATTTGGAGATCAAGCTGTAGAAGGTTATATGGATGAAGCCTTCAAATCTAATCaaacaaagaggaagcttgttTCTCATGAAAGGTTAAAAGATCGATATCCTTCTGCCTTGCAAGTGAAGTTTGAAGAGCAGATGGCTCGAGCCATGTTGTGCGGTGAGAATAAAATGCCAGTTGTGGATCCAGAACAGGGGAATAAAGGAGAAGGAAACCCTGCTGAAACAAGCATTTCTCAAAAGTCTGAAAATTGTGAAGCTGCCAAAGAGGACAGTTACCAAAGAAAGAATAATCATGATGAAACCCATGAGTTAAACTCAAATTATGTGATTAGTAATCTAATAAGAGGTCAATTTTCATTGCCTGAACGTGGTAATCTGCATCCTGAGAATGATGGTGGGAAAACTTCATGTGGTAAACCTGCTTGGAGGAATCATGCTGGTCATGCTAGCCCAGTTCGACAATGGATGTCAAGTCTTACACCCCCAGATCTTGGCATTTCTGAGTCTTCAAAATTGGTCCCGGGCATAAGGGAGAATACTTTGAAGGCAAAGCTACTTGAAGCTAGATTAAAGGGACAGCGCGCGCGTTCAAAACCTTCAAAAGATTCTACTTAG